One part of the Lycium ferocissimum isolate CSIRO_LF1 chromosome 8, AGI_CSIRO_Lferr_CH_V1, whole genome shotgun sequence genome encodes these proteins:
- the LOC132066062 gene encoding F-box/FBD/LRR-repeat protein At1g13570-like, with product MPPKCIKINQSDTSQESIADEDIISDLPRNVLDCILGKMRIREAVRTSVLSEKWRFYYLTIPEWIFDDKFCKQLQKFALSQNKCRILSEYELEIKYQFDEIVTRSLLLHLGLCVPNFNSTRVPNVNKWILYLSRKNIKKLTLEYKNKDTIRHKLPPFFFSCLDLTYLKLHNFSFSPPPPVFKGFLYLDQLVLLGVHLVSNCFESFLSSCPVLQSLVLCGCSGVHHFSIDSSKLQRLCIKADDDFESISLENAPNLTKVSVTLDKVVIGLESNPDSDLVKFVDGLPRVEILRLNGKFLQLLAKTPVPPIVSPSPDSLKIIEFKGANFMNFDEISVVVCLIRSAPNLQELHIEASTVELNQEQVSGYLKLLDCTTFPLSKLHLVKFTNISSFVPEFEFIHFLVFSSPSLATLRIERGAPKS from the exons ATGCCTCCAAAATGTATCAAAATAAATCAATCAGACACAAGCCAGGAATCAATTGCTGATGAAGATATAATCAGTGACTTGCCACGGAATGTATTAGATTGCATTCTTGGGAAAATGCGTATACGTGAAGCTGTAAGAACGAGTGTTCTATCAGAGAAGTGGAGATTTTACTACTTAACCATTCCAGAATGGATTTTTGATGACAAATTCTGCaaacaacttcaaaaatttgCCCTCTCCCAAAATAAATGTCGTATATTATCTGAATATGAGCTCGAGATCAAGTACCAATTTGACGAAATTGTCACCAGGTCTCTTCTGCTCCATCTTG ggttatgtgttcctaattTCAATTCAACCAGGGTTCCTAACGTGAACAAATGGATTCTATACTTATCtcggaaaaatatcaagaaattaaCCTTAGAATACAAGAATAAGGATACTATACGTCATAAGTTacctccttttttcttttcttgtctgGACTTGACATACTTGAAGCtccataatttttctttttcacctcCACCGCCAGTGTTTAAGGGCTTCCTGTATCTTGACCAATTGGTGCTTCTTGGTGTTCACCTTGTAAGCAACTGTTTTGAAAGTTTCCTCTCCAGCTGCCCCGTTCTTCAAAGTCTAGTGTTGTGCGGGTGTTCCGGTGTTCATCATTTTAGTATCGACAGTTCTAAACTCCAGAGGTTGTGCATCAAGGCCGATGATGATTTTGAATCAATCTCCTTAGAAAACGCTCCTAACTTGACTAAAGTTTCTGTTACACTGGACAAAGTTGTAATAGGCCTGGAAAGCAATCCTGATTCTGATTTGGTTAAGTTTGTGGATGGCTTGCCTAGAGTCGAAATACTTCGTCTAAATGGCAAGTTTCTACAG CTCCTAGCTAAAACTCCAGTTCCGCCTATTGTATCACCCTCGCCAGACTCTCTGAAGATTATTGAATTCAAAGGTGCAAACTTTATGAACTTTGATGAGATATCTGTTGTTGTCTGCTTGATCAGAAGTGCTCCAAATTTGCAAGAACTTCATATTGAG GCTTCTACGGTCGAGCTAAACCAAGAACAAGTCTCTGGTTATCTAAAACTCCTGGACTGCACAACTTTTCCCCTTAGCAAACTTCATCTGGTCAAGTTTACGAATATCTCAAGTTTCGTTCCTGAGTTTGAGTTCATCCATTTCCTTGTCTTTAGTTCGCCATCACTTGCAACACTGAGAATTGAGCGTGGAGCACCCAAATCTTGA